The following coding sequences are from one Oncorhynchus kisutch isolate 150728-3 linkage group LG23, Okis_V2, whole genome shotgun sequence window:
- the LOC109867910 gene encoding nucleus accumbens-associated protein 2-like gives MSQLLHVEIPSFGSTVLGSLNEQRLLGQYCDVSILVKGQPFKAHRAVLAASSLYFRDLFSGSSKSQFELPSSVTPACFQLILSFCYTGKLTMAASEQLVVMYTAGYLQIQHIVERGMDLMFKANSPHCDSQTAAMEEQQSGSEPQSPSNNTLAGAGTSILGPQGWSPSLVLPTRKIKLEGCDPTPLGLPSLSHHKRGSSSSELGGRLSRGSSLFYTGSVGTTIFPGMQPYPVAGGERSSPGASSLPTTDSPTSYQNEDEEFEEEPYDGITEEAYSQIYGRSANPYGIQDKPEMAAMPLSLENRSCVLVRRDLVALPASLISQIGYRCHPKLYTEGDPGEKLELVGGTSVFMTRGQLMNCHLCAGIKHKVLLRRLLATFFDRNTLANSCGTGIRSSTSDPSRKPLDSRVLNAVKLYCQNFAPNFKESEMNVIAADMCTNARRVRKRWLPKIKSMLPDGMEVYRAGVGVAAGVGLGLALGAAGPGVVLPFETDFKSLTPSSLSLDQRLYPELKDPLRTHALLDMGSPGSGVAVGEDVDAEIVGSQAGGDEQQEEEEEMGLDGVEGTMIPGGEAGERGNMAPGQEGEEF, from the exons aTGTCCCAGCTGCTCCACGTGGAGATCCCCAGCTTCGGCAGCACCGTGCTGGGCTCCCTCAACGAGCAGCGCCTGCTGGGCCAGTATTGTGATGTCTCCATCCTGGTTAAAGGCCAGCCCTTTAAGGCCCACCGGGCTGTACTAGCCGCCAGCAGCCTCTACTTCCGAGACCTGTTCAGTGGCTCATCCAAGAGCCAGTTCGAGCTGCCCTCATCGGTGACTCCCGCCTGCTTCCAGCTTATATTATCCTTCTGCTACACGGGCAAGCTGACCATGGCAGCCAGCGAGCAGCTGGTGGTGATGTACACCGCCGGGTATCTTCAGATCCAGCATATTGTGGAGAGGGGCATGGACCTGATGTTCAAGGCCAACTCGCCCCACTGCGACTCCCAAACGGCTGCTATGGAGGAGCAGCAATCAGGCTCAGAGCCACAGAGTCCCAGCAACAACACCCTGGCTGGGGCAGGGACCTCCATTCTGGGGCCGCAGGGCTGGTCCCCCTCCCTGGTGCTGCCCACACGGAAGATCAAACTGGAGGGATGCGATCCGACCCCACTGGGGTTGCCCAGCCTGAGTCATCATAAGAGAGGGTCCTCTTCATCTGAGCTGGGGGGACGGCTCTCCAGGGGAAGCTCATTGTTTTACACAGGTTCGGTCGGGACCACCATCTTCCCGGGGATGCAGCCCTACCCAGTGGCCGGGGGAGAGAGGTCCAGTCCTGGGGCCTCCAGCCTGCCCACCACAGACAGCCCTACCTCCTACCAGAACGAGGATGAGGAGTTTGAGGAAGAACCGTACGACGGGATCACGGAAGAGGCCTACAGTCAGATCTATGGGCGCTCAGCCAACCCATACGGAA TCCAGGACAAGCCAGAGATGGCAGCCATGCCCCTGTCCCTGGAGAACCGCTCCTGTGTGCTGGTCCGTAGGGACCTGGTGGCCCTGCCCGCCAGCCTCATCAGCCAGATCGGATACCGCTGCCACCCCAAGCTCTACACCGAAGGAGACCCGGGGGAGAAACTGGAGCTGGTGGGAG GTACATCTGTGTTTATGACACGGGGCCAGCTGATGAACTGTCACCTGTGTGCTGGCATCAAACACAAAGTCCTACTGCGTCGCCTGCTCGCCACGTTCTTCGACAG GAACACCCTGGCTAACAGCTGTGGAACTGGCATCCGTTCCTCTACCAGTGACCCCAGTAGGAAACCTCTGGACAGCCGTGTGCTCAATGCTGTCAAAC tcTACTGTCAGAACTTTGCGCCCAACTTCAAGGAGAGTGAGATGAATGTGATCGCCGCTGACATGTGCACCAACGCGCGGCGCGTCCGCAAACGCTGGCTGCCCAAGATCAAGTCCATGCTACCCGACGGCATGGAGGTCTACCGGGCCGGTGTGGGGGTGGCCGCTGGTGTGGGCCTGGGCCTGGCCCTGGGAGCCGCCGGACCCGGGGTGGTGCTCCCCTTCGAAACCGACTTCAAATCCCTGACCCCCTCTAGCCTTTCCCTGGACCAGAGGCTGTACCCGGAACTCAAGGACCCACTCAGGACTCACGCCCTGTTGGACATGGGCAGCCCGGGATCGGGGGTGGCTGTAGGGGAGGACGTGGACGCGGAGATCGTTGGTTCCCAGGCAGGAGGGgatgagcagcaggaggaggaggaggagatggggttgGACGGTGTGGAGGGAACGATGATCCCGGGAGGCGAGGCCGGAGAGCGGGGTAACATGGCCCCGGGACAGGAAGGGGAGGAGTTTTGA